The Bacteroidota bacterium genomic sequence GATTAAGAGTCAGCTGCTCTACCAACTGAGCTACGGAGAGCTATTTCCTTTTTCCGTGTTGCTCGACCTGGGACCCTTCAACCAAGCTACGGTGAAGTATTTAATTCGGGTCGCAAAGTTAATAAAAAACTTAATAGATATGTTTGCCCTCAAAAGAAATCAAATCAAATATCAATGCAATTTCCGCAACTAACCTATCTGAACAATCGTTGATCAAAAACAAATCGTTCTTTACCAGTGATTTTGATCTTTTGAAAATCTTCATGTGCCGGATTGATCAGGTAATTATGATCACCTTGAACAACGGCCGAGGGAACTTTCAAAATTAATAATCTATTCTCCTTAATAAATTCATCACCGATCTTTTGTGTAGAACCGGCATAAGGGAAACTTTTCCAACTCTTTGGTAATGAACCTACTTTTATCTCCTGCACTGTAATATCATCAGGAATTTCAATGCTTATCATAAAATAATCATGTGGAATATTTCCCATAGAACAATGAACAGCTATTTCCGCCGTGCATAAAGCCCTTGAATCAGAGGTATACAGCACTTTTGTCCCTTTATGATTCCATCGACCACCGGATAACTCTGCCCCCTTACCGGAAAGATCACCCGCGTACTTTTCTTTCGATAACCTGTAAACAATCATGCTAATACGCCGTGTTCAATTCTTATAAGTTCATCCTTAACCAATGCTAAACCAAATGAATTATCCAGGAATTCCGAAGGGCTTGCCCCCCCCAGTGATACATTTTCAGTAAATAACCACGTTAAAAAATCATTAATTGTACCAAATACCTCAGTCCCCTTTTTGAAAAGCAGCCCGATAAGTATCAAACGTTCAGAATGAATCGGATCAAAACGTCTTTGCTCCCTCTTATATCTTTGCATGGTGCGCTCCGAAACATTTAATATTCTCGACCATTCCGACATCTTCAACGGGAACTTTTCCGAAAGCTCATCAAATGTTTTATAGTCAATTCCTTGCCTGGCCGATTCCATCAGCAAGAAAACATCGCAGTTTTCAAGAGATTTATAGGAAATACTTTCTGCTTTCATGGACATTTTTTTACAAAGATACGTCATATTTACGATTTTTTACGTCAAATGTCGGAATAATGGTTAAAGACGTTTAGCGATGGTTATAAAACCGCTGGATTTCTACAAAAATCTTTGACTATCTTTGCATTTCAACCATCAAATATGCCTGACGCAAACAAAAAAGATAAAAAGTCTGCGCTTCATGTAAACAAAGGTATAGAGCAGCCATCCCAGATAAACCCTTTGGCCGCCGGGAAGCTTAAAGGTTTGAAAAAACCCGATCTGAATGCATCTGACTTTTTAAGAGGTATCCTTTCCGGGGATCGAGCTATATTCAGCAAGGCCATTACCTTGATAGAAAGCACACTACCAAAACACCAGGATATTGCCCAGGAAATTATTTCATTATGCCTACCGCATTCCGGTAAATCAATTCGTGTTGGCATCACAGGAGTCCCCGGAGTTGGCAAAAGCACATTTATTGAAGCATTGGGTTTGCATCTAACCGGATCGGGACACAGGATCGCCGTCCTGGCCATCGACCCCAGCAGCCAGCGTTCCAAAGGCAGCATCCTGGGAGATAAAACACGCATGGAAGACCTTGCCAACCACCCAAATGCTTATATCCGGCCCTCTTCCAGCGGAGGTTCTCTGGGTGGCGTTTCCAGGAAAACGCGGGAAGCCATCATCATCTGCGAAGCAGCAGGCTTCGATGTGATCTTCGTGGAAACTGTCGGGGTAGGTCAATCGGAAACGGCCGTCCATTCTATGGTGGACTTCTTCCTGCTGTTGATGCTTTCCGGCGCCGGTGACGAGTTGCAGGGCATCAAAAGAGGCATCATGGAAATGGCCGACGCGCTGGTGATCAATAAGGCCGATGGAGATAATATCCAACGGGCAAAACTGGCTAAAGCCGAATACGAAAACGCCCTCCATATGTTCCCCCCTCCTGCTTCCGGATGGCTCCCACCGGTGAAAACCTGCTCCGCTCAAACCAAACAGGGGATATCCGAAGTATGGAATAACATCCTGGATTACATGAAACTGACGAAAGGAAACGGATATTTCCTGGAAAAAAGACAGAGGCAAAACATCGGGATCATGTACGAAGCTCTTGAAGCCGAACTCAGAGAACTCTTTTACCGGAATCCTGAAATCAAAACCCTTCAGAAAAAACTGGAAACCGACATCCTGGCCAATAAAACCAGTCCATATCTCGCCGCCTCTCTCCTTATCAATGCATTCAAAAAACCATCATCCTTTTAAAGCTACAAGTATTCTCCAGCCTGTTTCCGGAAAATCTGTGAAAATCCGTGTAATCTGTGTTTACAACCCGCTCACCTTTTTCGGAAACATCAAGGAAATCAGTATTGACGATCCCAGAATCCCCACTATGATCAATAAACTGGTCTGCGTATCAATATCCAGGATATGAAAATAATGCGCCGGCATCTTCAATCCGATGAAAATCAGTAATACCGATAACCCCGCCTTAAGAAAGTAAAAACGGTTGATCACATGTGAAATAAGGAAGAACAGGGAGCGTAACCCAATAATGGCAAACACATTTGAAAAAAATACAATATAAGGGTCTTTGGTGACAGCAAAAATGGCAGGCACGGAATCCACGGCAAAGATCACATCCGTAAACTCTATGACCAGTAAAACAATGAATAATGGAGTTATTAAAAGTTTGCCATTTTGACGTATCCAGAATTTATGACCCTCATACCGCGGGTGTACCGAAAAATAACGGGATGCAAACCTGACAACAGGATGATGTTCAGGATCGATCGTCTTTTCCTTCCCCTTAATGAACTCCTGCAACATTTTTCCTCCGGTGAAGATCAGTATAGCTCCAAAGATCAGTAAAATCCAATCGAAACGTTGTATCAGGGCGGAACTCAGGAAAATAAAAATGAAGCGCATGATAATGGCACCCAGGATACCCCAGAACAAAACCTTTTTGTAATACTTCTCCTCAACCCCAAAAGCCATAAATATCAGGATCATTACAAAAACATTGTCGACCGATAAAGCATACTCGATAATATAACCCGTAAGATATTCAAGTGATAAGTTGTGATTATAAACGGTTTTGGCTGCTTCATAATCCAGACCGTTAATATCGATCTGATGTGAAAAGCGCTTTACATTTTCTGCAATTTCCTCCCAGCTTCCAAGGCCATGCAGAAAATGCCCCTCAAAATACAAAAAGGTATAAAATCCCATTGAAAAAGTGATCCAGACCATTGTCCAGATAAGCGATTCCCTGAATCCAACCACGTGATCCTTTTTTGAGAATATCCCAAGGTCGAGAAACAGGATAAGAAGGATAAAGAATATGAATCCTGCTATAAAAATTACTTCTGTTGACATAAATGGAACTAAGGAGCAAAAATAACAAGTTTTGGGGTGCTATTGTTTGCATGAACCAACTTTAATTTTCCAAAGATTAATGTTCTATTGTTAAGCAATTAACAAAAATTTCCTAAGTTTGACGCCTGTATCCCAAACCCGATGCTATGAACGAAAAAACTGCCATGAACCCGAATCAGTTGGTTCAATATCTGAACAAACCCGCAAAGGATTTCACACGTGATGATCTCGTGAAATATTGTGAGGATTACAACATTGAGATGATCAACTTCCGTTATGCAGGATGGGATGGTCGTCTGAAAACCCTTAATTTCATTATTAACAGCAAGAAACACCTGGAGGAGATCCTTACCAACGGTGAGCGCGTCGACGGATCCAGCCTTTTCAGTTTTGTGGAGGCCGGTTCAAGCGACCTCTATGTAGTTCCCAGGTACAAAACGGCTTTTGTCAACCCGTTCAATGATATCCCCACACTCGACATATTGTGTTCTTATTTTGATAAAGAGGGTAATCCTCTCGAATCCGCTCCTGAGTATATCCTGAAAAAAGCTCATAAAGCCTTTAAGGATGTAACGGGCATGACCTTCGAAACCATGGGGGAACTGGAATATTACGTTGTTTTTCCCAGGGAAGACCTTTTCCAGGCCTCCGACCAACGTGGATACCACGAATCCAGCCCTTTTACCAAATGGGAACAATTGCGCATTGATGCTATGCAGGCTATTGCTCAGGCAGGAGGACTCATTAAATACGGGCATTCTGAAGTTGGAAATTTCAGTCTGGGTGATATGGAATACGAGCAGAACGAGATCGAATTCCTTCCAACCAATGTAGAAGATGCAGCCGATCAGCTTATGGTTGCCAAATGGATGCTCCGCACCCTTGCATACCGCTATGGAGTAACTGTTTCCTTTGCTCCCAAGATCACCGTGGGAAAAGCCGGGAGCGGTCTGCATGTGCATACCCGCCTGATGAAAGACGGGAAAAACATGATGGTAGAAAACGGCCGGCTCAGTGATACAGCCAGGAAAGCCATTGCCGGTTACCTCGACCTGGCTCCTTCACTGACTGCTTTCGGGAATATCAATCCAACATCGTATTTCAGATTGGTTCCCCATCAGGAAGCCCCTACCAATATTTGCTGGGGTGACCGCAACCGCTCCGTTCTGGTAAGGGTTCCATTGGGTTGGTCGCTCGGAAAAGATATGGTCTCCCAGGTAAATCCCCAGGAAAAACCGCACACAGAAGATATGACCGTCAAACAAACTGTCGAATTCCGCTGCCCCGACGGCTCAGCAGACATTTACCTGTTAATGGCCGGACTCACGGTTGCCGCAAGACATGGATTCGAAATGAAAGATGCCCTGGAATATGCCCGGAAAACTTATGTTGATGTCAACATTTTCAAAGATGAGAATAAAGCAAAACTCCAGGAATTGAATCAGTTGCCAACATCCTGCTACGAATCCGGCGAATATCTGGAAAAACAGAAAGATATATATACCAAATACGGGGTATTCCCGGAACGCATGCTCGACTGGATCGCGCAATACCTGAAAAACTTCAACGATAAAAACCTTCGCACCGAAATCAGCCACAATGAAGAAGAGATCATGAAGCTGGTGAAGAAGTACTATCATTGCGGATAATATTCTGGATTCTGGATTCTGTATTCTGTATTTACAATTGGATTTGCAATTTGATATTGTCAATGCATTGAAAATTGAATATTTCCAATCGAAAATCCTATTGTAAATACAGAATACAGAATCCAGAATTGACAATTCAAACGCTTCTAAACCGAATCAGCTTCCGCTTCAGGAAAACCCTTCTGATCCAGAAAGGCAATACGATCACGCCAATAACAAGATAAGGATAATAACTCAGTATGCGCCATAAAAGACCAACGGCAGCTTCAAACCCTTGTGGTATAAATTCTCCTAAGAACATAGGAAAGGCATATTCTGCAATTCCGCTGCTTCCGGGGGTAGGACTGATCAGGAGTATGACCCACATTACCAGTTGCCGGCCATAAATCAGCAATTGATCCTGGACGGCAGGATTAAAAGCCAGTATAAGGCAATTAACCACCCAGAAACGGGCTGTCCAGCTAAAAACCGTTGCCCCGTATGCTTTTAACCAGAATTTCCAGGATTTGCCTTTCATTTCACGGGAAGTGGTGATGATGTCATCCCCTGTCCTCGCAGCGTCATATCTCCATCTTTTCAGGAATTTCAACTTGAAGATCTTCAGCAATATCCATTTAAACCCCCTGGGATTCAGAAATATGGCATAAGTGATTATTGTAGTCAGTAATAGGATAAAAACATATCCTGCAATAAAAACCCCTTCGCTACCCCAGTTCATCAGAAATAACTGGCTGCTGGTAAATAGATTACTGGTACCGATAAGCAGCAAGATCAAGGGTACCATGAGAATATAAAAAAGTTCATCCAGCATGGCTGTAACCATGACAATTGCCGTGGATTTCCCAACGGAAATTCCTTCTTTATGGACAATGATAAGGGCTATTGCAGAACCGCCAACCACTGAAGGTGTTATTGACGAAGCGAATTCCCAAAGCATGATCACATCGAAGCTGTGCCGCCAGGAGATCTGCTTATCGGTCATCAGCCTTATTCTATACATATAGGCAATATCGCGTATCGCCTGCAGGCAGATGGCAGCCAGCAACCATCCGACCATATACCCCGACCATTGGACCCCACTTAGGTGCTCCGTTTCAAAATCCCGGATAATAAGCCATGCCGCCACCCCTAAACCGATGACGATCGGAATGATGATGCGTTTAAGCTGAAAAAAACGTAGTACTTTTCTTAGATCGCTGACCATGAACGAATTCTGAGATTATGTGAAGTGGAAAAACAAGCTACAAGCTACAAGCTACAAGTTACAAGCTACGACTGCAAAATATTACCCTCACCCTGCACTCTGACCCCTGCAACCTGCAACCTGTAACCTTTCCCTGCCTCCTGCAACCTGTAACCTGCATCTTGTAACTTGCAGCCTTTTCACCAAATATTCCTGCAAGCTTAATACATTTTCCTCGTTTCATTTTCTGTCCACTTCTCCAACACCTCAACAGCTTCATCCCGGAGGTGCTGGACAAATTCCACCATCCGGATATCATGAGGGATTTCAATTTCCCGATAGATATGTTCATCGCTAAACCCGGCTTTGGTAGCATCGTTACGGTTGGCGGCGAAAACCACCCGTGAAATTTTCGCCCAGTAGATAGCCCCTAAGCACATTGGACAGGGTTCGCAACTGGAATATATCGTTGTTCCCCCCAGATCCCAGGTACCCAGATACCGGCATGCATTCCGGATTGCTACGATTTCTGCATGGGCAGTGGGATCGTTGGTTTTCAATACCTCGTTCCAACCCTCGGCAATGATCTTCCCATCCTTAACGATCACAGCACCAAAAGGTCCGTGAATCCCGTCGTGCGAGTGGCGGGCGCTTAATTCAATGGCTTTGCGCAGAAATTTGCTGTCCTCTTTTGGGATCACGTTGTAAACTTTCGACTAATGTATGATTTTTTAAGGAGATTATTTCAAAGACAACAAATATGATTAAATTCGAAACAAAAAGATTTGATTTTCAGGAAAAGCTAGAACCGGTCATTTAATATACTGTCAAATAAAAAGTAATTTTCATTAATGTAATTTTACCCGCTGGTCATTTTGGGTTTTCGCATTATAAGTCCCGTAGCGGTGTTTATTATTATTTTCATATCAATAATAACAAATATGTCGCCCCTATGGGGCTTTCTGTTGGTTGCGCCGTCCTTTTCTATAAATATTCCGCCCCTAACGGGGCTGGGTTATCATGGTTTTTATATTGTTTGCTTTGTTTTGAAGGCAGATGACATCTCAGGCCTGGGAGATGTCATCTGTTTAAAAGTGTCACCCCTACGGGGTTCTGGAAAACGAGTCGCGTCCATTTGCTACCGTAGGGGCGCCCCTACGGGGCTGGAAAATAGATAGGGTTATTAAAGAGCTATATGATGTGGAAAACATTTTTTACCTGATAAACCAAGCCCCGGAGGGGCGGAATATTTATAGCAAAATAGGCGCAGATCGGTTTCCAAAGCCCCGTTAGGGGCGGCATGTTAGAAGGGACGAAATATTTGTATAAGAAAAATTCTCCTCCATTTTAATACCTTTACCCTCTGATTTAATACCCATGCAATGAAAACAATCATTCTCCTTCTGATATCCTTATTTATCTTTATTTCCACCCTTACCTATTCCCAATCCGAAGCTGAAAATGAAATCAACCAATTCCGCCTGGAATTAAATAAACATTTTGCAGATACAGCTAGCTCCCCATTACCTGAAGCTGAGAAGGCAACATTTCGCGGGCTGGACTTATATCCCATAGATTTGAAATACAGAATTTCCGCAGAATTAATCCGTACCCCCGGGGAAGATCCCTTCGGGATGGCAACAACCACCGAAAGGCTTCCGGTTTATGTCAAATACGGTGAAGCTCATTTTAACCTTCACGGGAAAGATATAATTCTGAACATTTACCAAAACATCAAGCTCACTGAATCGGAAGAATACAGGGATTATTTATTCCTTCCTTTCAATGACCTCACCAACGGTGAAGAAACATACGGTGGAGGTCGGTATATCGACCTGAAAATACCGGCAGGAGACACTATTATCATCGATTTTAATCAGGCTTACAACCCTTATTGTGCCTATAATCACAAATACTCATGTCCGGTCCCGCCCAGAGAAAACAGGATGGAGGTTGAAATCAGGGCGGGGGTTAAAAAACCTGGCAAATGAAATCCTAGTCATGGGAGATGTCATCTGTATAAAAGTGTCACCCCTACGGGGTTCCGGAAAACGTGTCGCGTCCATTTGGCTACCGGAGGTGCGCCCCTACGGGGCTGGGAAATAGATAGGTTTATAAATTGCTTTCTGATGTGGATTATATTTTTTACCTGATAAACCAAAGCCCCGTAGGGGCGACACTTTAACAGTTAGTAATTAAAAGAACACTCTGTTAGCAAGACAATATCTGCGATCTGCGATCGTCGATCTCAGATCTTATAATGCTCCGCTGTCCTTTCCACTCCTTCCTCCTCGCTGTATTTAGGCACAAATCCAAAATCTTTCCGTGCTTTCTCCGATGAATAGGTGATATCAGTACAGGTATAAACCACGGCAAAGCGACTGAATTTTGGCTGGTAACTTTTAACGGGTCTGACCATCCAGGCTATGAATTCGGATATACTGCCGATTGCATAGGCAAACCCACGAGGTAACCACAGGTTTTTCGGCCAAATTCTGTATCCTGCCCCTTCCACGATACGGTCAAAGAATTTAAAAAAATTACTGCCCGGACCATCCGTCATGAAATAAACCTGACCACAGACTTTCTCATTCCCGTTCCACATGGCTGCAGCAGCAAGCACATGGGCATATCCCGCATTTCCAACGTATATGTGCTGACAACGGGTTTTGCCATTGCCCAGCCGGACGTAGAATCCTCCTTTGGCCATATTTATCAAAGAGCTGATATGATAGGGGTCGTCTTCACCGTAAATGTCCGACCCTCTGAGTACGCAAGTCTTTAGTACATCATCGTTTTCTTCCAGGATGAGTTTTTCCGCAAGGTACTTTGAAGTGCAGTAACTGTTGGAATGCTTTTCAGGATATGGATGGCTTTCGTCAACATTGATAAGAGGCTTACCGCCGAAGACCGCATCCACCGATCCTGTAAAGATCAGGTATTTTACTCCGCTCTCCCGGCAGGCACGGATCACGTTCTTCGTACCCTCCAAATTCACATCCAACACCTCCTTATCGCTTTTCGTTCCCCAATCAACTATCGCCGCCGAATGTATGACAATATCTTTCCCTTGTAAGGCTTCTAAAAGCAAATTATAATCCAGGATGTCCCCCTGAACGTATTCAACTCCATCAACCTTTGATCCTGTGTCTTTAATATCAAAAACAGTTAGCGATCCGGGTCTTAAAGGTGAATCATTATCCAGGAACTCTTTAACTATGGCCTTTCCCAGGAAACCGTTGCCACCTGTAATCAAAACATTGGGTTGGTTCATAAATCAATTACTTTAGAAACGACAAAATATTCTATCATTGCAAACATAGAAAATAATAAACTTCATGGAAAACCAAATTTACCTGATCCGCGGAGAAGAACGGGAGACTTACCCTGAATTCTCAAAACGAATACTATCCGCCGCAAAGATGCTGAGGGAAGACATTAAAGTTAGCGTAACCCTGACGGAAAGCAAACCTCCAACTTTATCCGTGATCCCTTTCCGGAAAAACAAAATCGCTGCTGTCTCGGTTTCTACCCCAATTAAACAAGTCCTGGAGCAACTGGCCGATATTCCCGGTTTTGCCGGTGCTTACAAGGTCGATAAAGCATTTCCCATCAAATACCGACGCAACTGGGATCCGGGAACCGTTACTCCCGGCCTTTGCCTCCTCACTCTATTCCGGAAAAAGAAAAACCTCAATCATGATACTTTTATCCACCGCTGGCATAACGGCCATACCCCTCTCACCCTGGAGGTCCATCCCATTTACCATTACAACCGTAATGTTATCCTGGAAACCCTCACCCCAGATTCCGAACCTTTCGACGGTATCGTCGAAGAACATGTGGAAAAACCTTCCCTCCTCTTCAATCCTGCCAGATTCTTCGGTGGCCCGCTTAAAATGCCCTGGAACATGCTGCGTGTCTATCGTGATGTTAATTCTTTCCTGGATTACAAGAGTATAGAGCCTTATTTGTGCAGGGAGTATGTGATGGGGGGGTGAAATACAGGGGGCAGGGAACAGGGAACAGGTTGCAGGGGGCAGGTTGCAGGGGGCAGGGGGCTGGGGACTAGGGGCTGGGGGGCTGGGAGATGGAGTATTTAATGTCATTATGGCGTATTTCATTTTAATTTATGTGTCATTTTGTCTTGTTTTGAAGTTTGATTTTCGCTGGTATGGAAATTGACTGGGGAGTGGAAAGAAATCAAAACAATAACTTAAAAATAGATGGAGGATAAAACCATGACACTTATTAAATGGAGCAAAGACCCCTTAATGGCAGAATTGATGAACTACGGAATGAACCGTTTCGGCAACCGTTGCAATACCTGCCGTCCTGCTGCCAATATTCTTGAGAAAGAAGATGGTTTTGGCATTGAACTGATGGTTCCGGGAATGAAGAAGGAAGACTTTAAGATTGACCTCGATAAGGATATCCTGACCATATCAGCCGAAGCAGAGCAGGAAAATGTAAGCAATTACACAAGAAGGGAATTTGGAATTGGCAGCTTCAGCCGCTCGTTTTCTATCCCGGAAAGCATCAACACGGATGAGATCAAAGCTGAGTACAACGATGGTATACTGAAACTGCATTTACCGAAGAAGGAAGAAGCCAGGGCTAAACCTGCCAGGACTATAGAAATCTCTTAATACTAAGCCAAAGTTAGCAAAAATGGTTAATGCGAAAAAAAGGCCGGAAATCCGGCCTTTTTTATTTAAATTCTTTCATAAGAATCTTAACCCATTGTTCTATCCTTTCCTGGGTCAGTTCATCCTGATTATCGACATCCAGGGATAATCCAACAAATTTGTCTTTAATGACCGCGTCTGAATGATCGAAATCATAACCATCCGTTGGCCATTCTCCTGCGAACTCAACTTTATCTTTCAATCTCTTATAGAGTGTTCCCATTCCATCCACAAAACTGTCGGGATACGTATCCTGGTCACCCACACCGAAAATGGCTGCCTTTTTCCCTTTCAGATCAACCGACTCAACTACTTCGATAAAATCCTCCCAATCGTCCTGCATATCCCCAATTCCCCAGGTAGAGGTTCCGAAGATAAGATAAGGGTATTTTTCAATATCAGATGCATCGGCTGAATCAACGTTGTAAACATCGGCTTTACCTTCACCGAATTGCATTGCTATCTTCCTGGCGGCGAACTCCGTATTTCCTGTGGAAGATCCGTAAAATATTCCAATTTTTGCCATAATATTCTATATTTTCCTGAAAACAATAACAAACGGCGACGAAATATGTTTCAGGCAAACATCAGCAAACTAAACGCCATTACCGCCATACCGGCAACCAGTCCGTAAATGGAAAGATGGTGTTCCCCATATTCCCTTGCTGCCGGCAATAGTTCATCAATAGAGATGAAGACCATGATCCCGGCAACAGATGCGAACAAGACGCCAAAAACAGCCGGTGTGATAAAGGGCATAAGGATAAGATAACCCAGGATGGCTCCCGCAGGCTCTGCCAGACCCGAAGAGAAGGAATACCAGAATGCCTTTCTTTTGCTGCCGGTTGCGTAAAAAATAGGAACAGATACTGCAATGCCTTCCGGGATGTTGTGAATTGCAATAGCAACTGCAATGGCGATACCCAGTCCGGGCTCGGTCAATGCGGCGGTAAAGGTGGCAAGCCCTTCCGGAAAATTATGGATAGCTATGGCAAGGGCAGTAAATAAACCCATGCGCATAAGCTTTTCATTACGCCCGTTATTTGCCGTTCCAGGTTGAATTTCTTCTATCATCCTGATCTCATGCGGATTTTCATATCCCGGGATAAGCTTGTCGATGATCGCAATCAGTAAGATCCCGCCGAAAAATCCGGCCGTTGTGTACCAGAATGCCGAAGTATCGCCGTAAACGCCGACAAGTGAGTCCCTGGCCTTTCCGAATATTTCCACGAAAGAGACATAAATCATTACCCCAGCCGAAAAACCCAGCGATATAGCGAGAAATTTCGTGTTGGTCTGCTTTGTAAAAAAAGCGAGTGCACTGCCTATCCCGGTCGACAAACCGGCAAACAGGGTAAGCGCAAAGGCAAATAATACCGTTCCCGTTTGAAATTCCATACCAGGCTAAATTATGAAAATTATTGCACCCATTTCAACCCCTCAATGGCGGATTCATCTTCGGGATTGTATAGTAACACCTGTCGAAAAAGCACCCCCGCTTCTCTTAGTTTTCCCAGTTTCAGGTTCGTCCAGGCGTACATGATCAATCCATCATAATCAAAAGGATAGAGATTCACAATCTTTTCAAAATGAGTGAATGCCTTATCGTATACTTCATTATTGTAGTAATACAAACCCAACTTATAATGGGCAATGGTATTCTGGGGGTCTATCTCCAGGATCTTTTCGTATTGATTTACGACAAGATTCCAGTTTCCCAGGGCGGAAGCCGGAAAGGTTATGCCAAACCGTGGTTCCAATGAATAGGGCTTCAACCCGATTGCACGCTGGTAATAGGCCATGGATTCGGTAAAGCTTCCATTTTGATAACTCAGCCATCCCAATCTTAAATTCAGGATATAATGATCCTCGCTGTAAACATCTTTCAATGCTTTAATGGCCTTTGTATATTCGCCCGATTCCTGCCAGGTGTAACTTGAACGAAAAGCCTCTTTCATCGTATTATAATCCTGTGCTGTCGAAAGGGTTATTCCTGAGAATATCAGAAATAAAACAGTTAAAAACCTATGCGCTAAAAGTTCCATTGTATTCCTCCGAAAAAATTATTGTGAAAGTAGTCAAAACTATGAAACCGGAATTCGCCCTTTGGCGAATCGTGAAACACTGCGTATACTCCCTCCTTTGCCAGGAACTGATAACGCAGATTAAAAGAAAGGTGCTCCGATAGTGGGAAAATCAACCTCATTGCAAGTCGATATTTA encodes the following:
- a CDS encoding RES family NAD+ phosphorylase produces the protein MIVYRLSKEKYAGDLSGKGAELSGGRWNHKGTKVLYTSDSRALCTAEIAVHCSMGNIPHDYFMISIEIPDDITVQEIKVGSLPKSWKSFPYAGSTQKIGDEFIKENRLLILKVPSAVVQGDHNYLINPAHEDFQKIKITGKERFVFDQRLFR
- a CDS encoding DUF2384 domain-containing protein; translation: MKAESISYKSLENCDVFLLMESARQGIDYKTFDELSEKFPLKMSEWSRILNVSERTMQRYKREQRRFDPIHSERLILIGLLFKKGTEVFGTINDFLTWLFTENVSLGGASPSEFLDNSFGLALVKDELIRIEHGVLA
- the meaB gene encoding methylmalonyl Co-A mutase-associated GTPase MeaB; amino-acid sequence: MPDANKKDKKSALHVNKGIEQPSQINPLAAGKLKGLKKPDLNASDFLRGILSGDRAIFSKAITLIESTLPKHQDIAQEIISLCLPHSGKSIRVGITGVPGVGKSTFIEALGLHLTGSGHRIAVLAIDPSSQRSKGSILGDKTRMEDLANHPNAYIRPSSSGGSLGGVSRKTREAIIICEAAGFDVIFVETVGVGQSETAVHSMVDFFLLLMLSGAGDELQGIKRGIMEMADALVINKADGDNIQRAKLAKAEYENALHMFPPPASGWLPPVKTCSAQTKQGISEVWNNILDYMKLTKGNGYFLEKRQRQNIGIMYEALEAELRELFYRNPEIKTLQKKLETDILANKTSPYLAASLLINAFKKPSSF
- a CDS encoding TerC/Alx family metal homeostasis membrane protein, with amino-acid sequence MSTEVIFIAGFIFFILLILFLDLGIFSKKDHVVGFRESLIWTMVWITFSMGFYTFLYFEGHFLHGLGSWEEIAENVKRFSHQIDINGLDYEAAKTVYNHNLSLEYLTGYIIEYALSVDNVFVMILIFMAFGVEEKYYKKVLFWGILGAIIMRFIFIFLSSALIQRFDWILLIFGAILIFTGGKMLQEFIKGKEKTIDPEHHPVVRFASRYFSVHPRYEGHKFWIRQNGKLLITPLFIVLLVIEFTDVIFAVDSVPAIFAVTKDPYIVFFSNVFAIIGLRSLFFLISHVINRFYFLKAGLSVLLIFIGLKMPAHYFHILDIDTQTSLLIIVGILGSSILISLMFPKKVSGL
- a CDS encoding glutamine synthetase family protein → MNEKTAMNPNQLVQYLNKPAKDFTRDDLVKYCEDYNIEMINFRYAGWDGRLKTLNFIINSKKHLEEILTNGERVDGSSLFSFVEAGSSDLYVVPRYKTAFVNPFNDIPTLDILCSYFDKEGNPLESAPEYILKKAHKAFKDVTGMTFETMGELEYYVVFPREDLFQASDQRGYHESSPFTKWEQLRIDAMQAIAQAGGLIKYGHSEVGNFSLGDMEYEQNEIEFLPTNVEDAADQLMVAKWMLRTLAYRYGVTVSFAPKITVGKAGSGLHVHTRLMKDGKNMMVENGRLSDTARKAIAGYLDLAPSLTAFGNINPTSYFRLVPHQEAPTNICWGDRNRSVLVRVPLGWSLGKDMVSQVNPQEKPHTEDMTVKQTVEFRCPDGSADIYLLMAGLTVAARHGFEMKDALEYARKTYVDVNIFKDENKAKLQELNQLPTSCYESGEYLEKQKDIYTKYGVFPERMLDWIAQYLKNFNDKNLRTEISHNEEEIMKLVKKYYHCG
- a CDS encoding flippase-like domain-containing protein, yielding MVSDLRKVLRFFQLKRIIIPIVIGLGVAAWLIIRDFETEHLSGVQWSGYMVGWLLAAICLQAIRDIAYMYRIRLMTDKQISWRHSFDVIMLWEFASSITPSVVGGSAIALIIVHKEGISVGKSTAIVMVTAMLDELFYILMVPLILLLIGTSNLFTSSQLFLMNWGSEGVFIAGYVFILLLTTIITYAIFLNPRGFKWILLKIFKLKFLKRWRYDAARTGDDIITTSREMKGKSWKFWLKAYGATVFSWTARFWVVNCLILAFNPAVQDQLLIYGRQLVMWVILLISPTPGSSGIAEYAFPMFLGEFIPQGFEAAVGLLWRILSYYPYLVIGVIVLPFWIRRVFLKRKLIRFRSV
- a CDS encoding nucleoside deaminase yields the protein MPKEDSKFLRKAIELSARHSHDGIHGPFGAVIVKDGKIIAEGWNEVLKTNDPTAHAEIVAIRNACRYLGTWDLGGTTIYSSCEPCPMCLGAIYWAKISRVVFAANRNDATKAGFSDEHIYREIEIPHDIRMVEFVQHLRDEAVEVLEKWTENETRKMY
- a CDS encoding DUF1684 domain-containing protein codes for the protein MKTIILLLISLFIFISTLTYSQSEAENEINQFRLELNKHFADTASSPLPEAEKATFRGLDLYPIDLKYRISAELIRTPGEDPFGMATTTERLPVYVKYGEAHFNLHGKDIILNIYQNIKLTESEEYRDYLFLPFNDLTNGEETYGGGRYIDLKIPAGDTIIIDFNQAYNPYCAYNHKYSCPVPPRENRMEVEIRAGVKKPGK